One Kaistella polysaccharea DNA segment encodes these proteins:
- a CDS encoding deoxyuridine 5'-triphosphate nucleotidohydrolase — translation MEYSKEFKEAISNFTAKEKDKLIIRLLKKDRILSHRLYFELIDPETADDKRAQMEILIKNEVPLAAKKYGRTKYFLTQIRKISSKITEHVKITSDKFGEVSLNLLLVSETLKHLPKSGDHYKLFIYLLNKIFRAFILTKKLDPDYYLDLRPNYEDIKDQILGNKSLEELTLHNGIFLSWFDPENIPDQIDLLFKEVKGEGLLR, via the coding sequence ATGGAATATTCAAAAGAATTTAAAGAGGCGATTTCAAATTTTACGGCAAAAGAAAAAGATAAATTGATCATACGGCTTTTAAAGAAAGACCGCATTTTATCGCATCGACTATATTTCGAACTGATTGATCCTGAAACGGCGGATGATAAGCGAGCACAAATGGAAATTTTAATTAAAAATGAAGTTCCTCTCGCTGCAAAGAAATACGGTCGAACCAAATATTTTCTTACCCAAATCAGAAAGATTAGTTCCAAAATCACGGAACATGTAAAAATAACGTCGGATAAGTTTGGCGAGGTTTCTTTAAATCTTTTACTGGTAAGTGAAACTTTAAAACATCTCCCAAAGAGCGGTGATCACTATAAATTATTCATTTACTTACTCAACAAAATTTTCCGTGCATTTATTTTAACTAAAAAATTAGATCCAGATTATTATCTTGATTTACGACCAAACTACGAAGATATTAAAGACCAGATTTTAGGCAATAAATCTTTAGAAGAACTCACCCTGCACAATGGAATATTTTTAAGTTGGTTTGATCCGGAAAATATTCCCGACCAAATTGATTTACTGTTTAAGGAAGTTAAAGGTGAAGGTTTACTTCGATAA
- a CDS encoding glycosyltransferase family 2 protein — MPEISIITPSFNSAPFIMETIQAVLAQTFQDFEWLITDDCSSDNTVEIIKNYNDPRIILTIADKNCGAGHARNLSLEKATGKYITFLDADDYWEPNFLQEMIQFMKEEKAELAYSNYARCDENLIPKLTDFRADKEVTFDNLLKTCRLSLLSSMYDSERVGKEFFPKGSKREDHVMWLNLLKKIPVGKPLPKTMAKYRMHASSISRKKTNIMKDQYLVYKEHMNFSTLKSLYYTGNWAINGFMKYSKIFN, encoded by the coding sequence ATGCCTGAGATTTCTATTATCACGCCATCTTTCAATTCCGCGCCATTTATAATGGAAACGATCCAGGCCGTTTTAGCACAAACTTTTCAGGATTTTGAATGGCTAATTACAGATGATTGCTCCAGTGATAATACCGTAGAAATCATTAAGAATTATAATGATCCACGTATAATTCTCACCATTGCTGATAAAAACTGTGGCGCAGGTCACGCGAGAAATTTATCTCTTGAAAAAGCTACCGGAAAATACATCACATTTTTAGATGCGGATGATTATTGGGAGCCCAATTTTCTTCAAGAAATGATTCAGTTCATGAAAGAAGAAAAAGCAGAACTCGCCTACTCAAATTATGCAAGATGTGACGAAAACTTGATCCCAAAACTAACAGATTTTAGGGCAGATAAAGAGGTTACTTTTGATAATTTATTAAAAACGTGCAGATTATCTCTTCTAAGTTCAATGTACGATTCTGAAAGAGTGGGTAAAGAATTTTTTCCAAAGGGCAGCAAACGGGAAGATCACGTGATGTGGCTTAATTTATTAAAGAAAATCCCGGTCGGAAAACCGCTGCCGAAAACTATGGCCAAATACAGAATGCATGCAAGCAGTATTTCTCGGAAAAAAACCAATATTATGAAAGATCAATATTTAGTCTACAAAGAACATATGAATTTTTCAACCTTAAAATCACTGTATTATACCGGAAATTGGGCAATTAATGGATTTATGAAATATTCTAAAATTTTTAATTAA
- a CDS encoding lipocalin family protein — protein sequence MKKLLLMSTSVLFALAVSCRSDDSSDNSDKMKLQGNWQPDKIVTTTTANGGSTTTTVVTDNCQKKGRITFTTDTSGKIKYYDNSNGTCTMLFDLPIEYTYNPDTKAFSITTNGNKMDGAITTLTNSNMVVYYVDKSNSSSINKIEISATKVAN from the coding sequence ATGAAAAAGCTATTGTTAATGAGTACGTCGGTATTGTTTGCGTTGGCAGTTAGCTGCAGAAGTGACGACAGCTCTGATAACTCGGATAAGATGAAACTCCAAGGAAATTGGCAACCGGACAAAATTGTAACTACAACTACCGCTAATGGGGGAAGTACAACTACAACAGTTGTTACTGATAATTGCCAGAAAAAAGGCAGAATTACATTTACCACAGATACATCAGGTAAAATAAAATACTATGACAACAGCAATGGAACTTGCACCATGTTATTCGATTTGCCTATTGAATACACCTACAATCCAGATACAAAAGCCTTTTCTATTACTACAAATGGTAATAAAATGGACGGAGCAATTACCACTTTAACAAATAGTAATATGGTGGTTTATTATGTTGATAAGAGTAATTCTTCCAGTATTAATAAGATCGAAATCTCGGCGACGAAAGTTGCGAATTAA